A section of the Hyalangium minutum genome encodes:
- a CDS encoding TIGR02269 family lipoprotein: MSGDLAKRKWLLAAVALAACATAPLASEEPGCETAAEAVLAEEACANPSRLIALCAGEQCGLYRCEEVKEHLALGRVVLARGAAAVLPNPAAGAQRNWGSAQELPQDTRPVFIIPWRHRPPLLPSQQQMLDEAAKERRKPHGQHHIFPRMFKGWFTEKGINIDEYVILLGVEKHRSIHRGAKGGPWNDAWDRFIQARRATATREEIHKYAGQLIYEFELFGPVMRFKSPPPPLPPGY, translated from the coding sequence ATGAGCGGTGATTTGGCCAAGAGAAAGTGGCTTCTGGCGGCAGTGGCGCTGGCGGCGTGTGCAACGGCACCGCTGGCAAGTGAGGAGCCGGGCTGCGAGACGGCTGCGGAAGCTGTGCTCGCCGAGGAGGCCTGTGCGAACCCCAGTCGCCTGATAGCGCTGTGCGCTGGCGAGCAGTGCGGGCTGTACCGGTGCGAGGAGGTGAAGGAGCACCTGGCTCTGGGGCGCGTGGTGCTGGCGCGCGGGGCGGCTGCGGTGTTGCCTAACCCCGCAGCAGGAGCCCAGCGCAATTGGGGAAGCGCACAGGAATTGCCGCAGGACACGCGGCCTGTGTTCATCATCCCGTGGAGGCACCGGCCGCCGCTGCTGCCCAGTCAGCAGCAGATGCTGGACGAGGCGGCGAAGGAGCGGAGAAAGCCCCACGGGCAGCACCACATCTTCCCCAGGATGTTCAAGGGATGGTTCACTGAAAAAGGCATCAACATTGACGAGTACGTCATCCTCCTGGGGGTGGAGAAACACCGGAGCATCCACCGGGGAGCTAAAGGGGGCCCGTGGAATGACGCATGGGATAGGTTCATCCAAGCGAGGAGGGCAACGGCGACGAGAGAGGAGATCCACAAATACGCGGGCCAGCTCATTTACGAGTTCGAGCTGTTCGGCCCGGTCATGCGGTTTAAGAGCCCGCCACCTCCACTGCCTCCAGGGTATTGA
- a CDS encoding double-CXXCG motif protein, translating into MRFYLLDGVPDPKYSGGYDYGHQWGLPGVQCSVCKATWSSTGGAYPSVDLSYLPPEEQKKYLPRVEENYEEFKRLKEQVRPLVPAGVPLWPGTKFGPMNGRAWGEFGPLVLAHAWELLVRREPLERLQAEGLRGLKGCRTALRFRKKNPPELLEMELLPRGALHPDCLPERPPPCPQCERDGFDWPEKPLLNAATLPEDLDVFRLANFMTMIIGTERFVEAVRRLGYEQDIAFRELPAR; encoded by the coding sequence ATGAGGTTCTACCTGCTGGATGGTGTCCCGGACCCAAAGTACTCGGGCGGGTACGACTACGGGCACCAATGGGGACTGCCCGGGGTGCAATGCTCGGTCTGCAAGGCCACGTGGTCCTCCACGGGAGGTGCCTACCCCTCGGTGGATCTGTCTTATCTTCCGCCCGAGGAGCAAAAGAAGTACTTGCCGCGAGTCGAGGAGAACTACGAGGAGTTTAAGCGGCTGAAGGAGCAGGTGCGCCCGCTGGTACCTGCCGGTGTACCCCTTTGGCCAGGGACCAAGTTTGGTCCCATGAATGGCCGGGCCTGGGGGGAGTTTGGCCCGCTGGTCTTGGCTCACGCGTGGGAGCTGTTGGTGCGGCGCGAGCCTCTGGAGCGGCTGCAGGCGGAGGGTTTGAGGGGCTTGAAGGGCTGCCGAACGGCGCTGCGCTTTCGCAAGAAGAACCCACCAGAACTGCTGGAGATGGAGCTGCTGCCCCGGGGCGCGCTTCACCCAGACTGTTTGCCGGAACGCCCCCCGCCTTGTCCCCAATGCGAGCGGGATGGCTTCGATTGGCCGGAGAAACCCCTGCTGAACGCGGCCACACTGCCAGAGGACCTGGATGTGTTCCGGTTGGCCAACTTCATGACGATGATCATCGGTACCGAGCGCTTCGTGGAGGCGGTGCGGCGCTTGGGCTACGAGCAGGACATCGCCTTCAGGGAACTGCCAGCCCGCTGA
- a CDS encoding acyl-CoA thioesterase, with protein sequence MIAPFLAATHVTPLGEGRYRSRFEAPWYQGRGAYGGVVAGQILRAMEHVVADPDRPLRSFTVHFCAPATEGEAEVRVRIERSGKLVTHATARTENAAGVVSFATATFGTPRPTTPRYLDAKRPVAPAPSEVSVVPEEVPMPTFCQFFEYRFCVGSAPYSASEPRLGGWIRPKGEPLALDAALCVGLLDAYPPSVLCSLSELRPVASVDFTVHFFHALPRPGDRPGEHYLRTGVSRWAGEGFAEDLQELWSEEGELIAQCRQCIAVLG encoded by the coding sequence ATGATCGCTCCGTTCCTCGCTGCCACCCATGTCACGCCCTTGGGAGAGGGGCGCTACCGCAGCCGCTTCGAGGCCCCCTGGTACCAGGGTCGTGGCGCCTACGGCGGCGTGGTGGCCGGGCAGATCCTGCGCGCCATGGAGCACGTGGTGGCGGATCCCGACCGTCCGCTGCGCTCGTTCACCGTGCACTTCTGCGCCCCCGCCACCGAGGGCGAGGCGGAGGTCCGCGTGCGCATCGAGCGCTCCGGCAAGCTCGTCACCCATGCTACCGCCCGCACCGAGAACGCCGCCGGCGTGGTGTCCTTCGCCACCGCCACCTTCGGCACTCCTCGCCCTACCACCCCTCGCTATCTCGACGCGAAGCGGCCCGTGGCGCCTGCCCCCAGCGAGGTCAGCGTGGTGCCCGAGGAGGTGCCGATGCCCACCTTCTGCCAGTTCTTCGAGTACCGCTTCTGCGTGGGCTCGGCGCCGTACTCGGCCTCCGAGCCCCGGCTGGGTGGGTGGATCCGCCCGAAGGGAGAGCCCCTGGCTCTGGACGCCGCGCTCTGTGTGGGGCTGCTGGACGCGTACCCTCCCTCGGTCCTGTGCTCGCTCTCGGAGCTGCGGCCCGTGGCCAGCGTGGACTTCACCGTCCACTTCTTCCACGCGCTGCCTCGCCCAGGGGACCGGCCAGGCGAGCACTACCTCCGCACGGGCGTCTCCCGCTGGGCCGGTGAGGGCTTCGCGGAGGACCTCCAGGAGCTGTGGTCCGAAGAGGGAGAGCTGATCGCCCAGTGCCGCCAGTGCATCGCCGTGCTTGGCTGA
- a CDS encoding serine/threonine-protein kinase: protein MHPEYEDELHLALVEGVLSRDQVEPLRAEVVRLGRSPLDLLMERGQLSPETLSSLRGELHRQAPPAVAGQPQEPATQKPGAASQADSSSEPVFPLRNWDRYQPVRFLGQGGMGQVFLAYDPRLRRNVAIKFVREGSPELAQRFLSEARAQARVQHQRVCEMYEVGEAQSRAYIAMQYVEGRSLGQLAPELTLEQKILVMRDVCEGVHAAHRAGLIHRDLKPSNVLVERTEDGGLKPYVMDFGLARDWQGENTATGSVLGTPHYMAPEQARGEVSQLDRRVDVYSLGATLYQVLTGQPPFAGLNALEIVSRIQTEEPPSPRTLVPDLPVDLEAIVLKCLEKDRAARYDSARALAEDLERFLSGEPVLASSAGPLYRLRKKVRKHRVLVAVGTAATLVLGVAVGQAALARREVVERERLSRSFTERVERIEAMSRYSSMAPLHDTTADRQAIRQQMEELEAEVHAGGAQAEGPGDYAVGRALFALGDAEGARTQLEAAWQSGFREARVAYALALALGQLYQEQLLEVERLRSAPQREARRRELEQRYRDPALGYLKQSVQSGGAEVPSTEYVTALMAFYEGRYEDALTHLEKMGTLNPWFYEAPLLRGDILQARASRRLYQGDRAGALSDLETAGQAQALAADIGESEFAVYHAMARLQLTALTLELYGQGEVRPHYEKGLEALSRALTVIPDHFKARLLESRLHRRMVDQLTQQGAEVLPLLEKALAASRTAAALAPSQPQVHTELAFVFRRWALYRQSRGEDPSEQLREAAAALERIRPEERNSSFHSEMGNIFKVWADAEEQSGKDSLEHRGQAIDAYRAALQLDASQAETWSSLGTAYFKRGTSPHPRDADGDLEQAWTALERAQSIDPGNYVHYFYGGQVQEWRARRKYNRGRGVEPELEQALAQYRKGLAINSKLPQFHNLLGGALLWRAELTWEEGGDASLWLDQAQPAFEQARTVAPQQAFAYNGLGEVHAWRALFQLRAKQDPLPSGRAALEAYQQALDRAPRNAQSWTNMAKVRVSLALWALEQGRDPGPELDRATEALRQALSINPRMANALRYQGETLGIRARWLARQGQGRQGDFEAAATALQQAIGADPEWQEYRLSAAMLHREWGKWLAATGSDPTPVLRQGLAWIDESLASRPKWAHARAVRARLLLALAETSVEPPQQQAWKSEARKELEQALASNPHLVSEWGQSLVSRGLTP, encoded by the coding sequence ATGCATCCGGAGTACGAGGACGAGCTGCACCTCGCCCTGGTGGAGGGAGTGCTGTCCCGGGATCAGGTCGAGCCCCTGCGCGCGGAGGTGGTTCGCCTGGGCCGGAGCCCTCTGGACCTGTTGATGGAGCGCGGCCAGCTCTCCCCCGAGACGCTCTCCTCCCTGCGAGGCGAGCTCCACCGCCAGGCCCCACCCGCCGTTGCGGGCCAGCCGCAGGAGCCCGCCACCCAGAAGCCCGGAGCTGCTTCCCAGGCGGACTCCTCCTCCGAGCCCGTCTTCCCCCTGCGGAACTGGGACCGCTACCAGCCCGTGCGCTTCCTGGGGCAGGGCGGCATGGGCCAGGTGTTCCTCGCGTACGACCCGCGCCTGCGCCGCAACGTGGCCATCAAGTTCGTGCGCGAGGGCAGCCCCGAGCTCGCCCAGCGCTTCCTCTCCGAGGCCCGCGCCCAGGCCCGCGTCCAGCACCAGCGCGTCTGTGAGATGTACGAGGTCGGCGAGGCTCAGAGCCGCGCGTACATCGCCATGCAGTACGTGGAGGGGCGCTCGCTCGGCCAGCTCGCGCCCGAGCTCACGCTGGAGCAGAAGATCCTCGTGATGCGCGATGTCTGCGAGGGTGTGCACGCCGCTCACCGTGCGGGGCTGATTCACCGCGACCTGAAGCCCTCCAACGTCCTGGTAGAGCGCACCGAGGACGGAGGCCTCAAGCCCTACGTCATGGACTTCGGCCTCGCGCGGGACTGGCAGGGCGAGAACACCGCCACGGGCTCGGTGCTGGGCACTCCCCACTACATGGCGCCCGAGCAGGCCCGGGGCGAGGTGTCCCAGCTGGACCGGCGCGTGGACGTCTACAGCCTGGGCGCCACACTCTACCAAGTGCTCACGGGCCAGCCTCCCTTCGCTGGCCTCAACGCCCTGGAGATCGTGAGCCGGATCCAGACCGAGGAGCCGCCGTCTCCGCGCACGCTCGTGCCGGATCTGCCGGTCGACCTGGAGGCCATCGTCCTCAAGTGCCTCGAGAAGGACCGCGCGGCGCGGTACGACTCGGCGCGCGCCCTGGCCGAGGACTTGGAGCGGTTCCTCTCAGGCGAGCCCGTCCTGGCGAGTTCCGCGGGGCCGCTGTACCGGCTGCGCAAGAAGGTCCGCAAGCACCGCGTCCTGGTGGCTGTCGGCACCGCGGCCACGCTGGTGCTGGGCGTCGCCGTGGGACAGGCCGCCCTGGCCCGCCGCGAGGTGGTGGAGCGTGAGCGCCTCTCCCGCAGCTTCACCGAGAGGGTGGAGCGCATCGAGGCCATGTCCCGCTACTCCTCCATGGCGCCGCTGCACGACACCACCGCCGACCGTCAGGCCATCCGCCAGCAGATGGAGGAACTGGAGGCCGAGGTCCACGCGGGCGGCGCTCAGGCCGAGGGGCCCGGCGACTACGCCGTGGGCCGTGCACTCTTCGCGCTCGGGGATGCCGAGGGGGCGCGCACCCAGCTCGAGGCCGCATGGCAGAGTGGCTTCCGCGAGGCGCGCGTGGCCTATGCCCTGGCGCTGGCGCTTGGGCAGCTCTACCAGGAGCAGCTCCTGGAGGTGGAGCGCCTGCGCAGTGCCCCGCAGCGCGAGGCCCGCCGCCGCGAGCTCGAGCAGCGCTACCGCGATCCCGCCCTCGGCTACTTGAAGCAGAGCGTGCAGAGCGGTGGCGCGGAGGTTCCCTCCACCGAGTACGTCACGGCGCTCATGGCCTTCTACGAGGGCCGCTACGAGGACGCCCTGACGCACCTGGAGAAGATGGGCACCCTCAACCCCTGGTTCTACGAAGCGCCCCTGCTCCGTGGGGACATCCTCCAGGCCCGTGCCAGCCGCAGGTTGTACCAGGGTGACCGCGCCGGAGCGCTGTCTGATCTGGAGACGGCCGGGCAGGCCCAGGCCCTTGCCGCCGACATCGGCGAGAGCGAGTTCGCCGTCTACCACGCCATGGCGCGGCTGCAGCTCACCGCGCTGACCCTGGAGCTCTACGGCCAGGGCGAGGTGCGGCCTCATTATGAGAAGGGCCTGGAAGCGCTCTCCCGCGCGCTCACCGTCATACCGGATCACTTCAAAGCCCGGCTGCTGGAGTCCCGCCTCCACCGCCGGATGGTGGATCAGCTGACGCAGCAAGGCGCCGAGGTGTTGCCGCTGCTGGAGAAGGCCCTCGCCGCCTCACGCACCGCCGCGGCGCTCGCGCCCAGCCAACCGCAGGTCCACACCGAGCTGGCTTTCGTCTTCCGCCGCTGGGCGCTCTACCGCCAGAGCCGGGGCGAGGATCCGTCCGAGCAGCTGCGCGAGGCCGCCGCAGCCCTCGAGCGCATCCGCCCGGAAGAGCGGAACTCCTCGTTCCACAGCGAGATGGGGAACATCTTCAAGGTGTGGGCCGACGCCGAGGAGCAATCCGGCAAGGACTCCCTCGAGCACCGCGGACAGGCCATCGACGCATACCGTGCGGCCCTCCAGCTGGATGCGAGCCAGGCAGAGACCTGGAGCAGCCTGGGTACCGCCTACTTCAAGCGGGGCACGAGCCCGCACCCCCGTGATGCCGATGGCGACCTGGAGCAGGCCTGGACCGCGCTCGAGCGTGCGCAGAGCATCGACCCGGGCAACTACGTCCACTACTTCTATGGAGGGCAGGTGCAGGAGTGGCGGGCCCGCCGGAAGTACAACCGTGGCCGCGGAGTGGAGCCGGAGCTGGAGCAGGCCCTGGCGCAGTACCGCAAGGGGCTGGCCATCAACAGCAAGCTGCCTCAGTTCCACAACCTCCTGGGCGGAGCGCTGCTGTGGAGGGCGGAGCTGACGTGGGAAGAGGGCGGTGACGCCTCCCTGTGGCTCGATCAGGCCCAGCCCGCCTTCGAGCAAGCCCGCACCGTGGCCCCTCAGCAGGCCTTCGCGTACAACGGATTGGGCGAGGTGCATGCGTGGCGGGCGTTGTTCCAGCTCCGCGCGAAGCAGGATCCCCTCCCCAGTGGCCGCGCGGCCCTCGAGGCCTACCAACAGGCCCTCGACCGGGCTCCTCGCAACGCGCAGTCCTGGACCAACATGGCCAAGGTCCGTGTCTCCCTGGCCCTCTGGGCGCTGGAGCAAGGCAGAGACCCTGGGCCCGAGCTCGATCGGGCCACGGAGGCGCTGCGCCAGGCGCTCAGCATCAACCCGCGCATGGCGAACGCCCTGCGCTACCAGGGCGAGACACTCGGAATCCGTGCGCGCTGGCTGGCGCGCCAGGGCCAAGGGCGCCAGGGGGACTTCGAAGCCGCCGCCACCGCCCTCCAGCAGGCCATTGGCGCGGATCCCGAATGGCAGGAGTACCGCCTCTCCGCGGCCATGCTCCACCGCGAGTGGGGGAAATGGCTGGCGGCCACGGGGAGCGATCCCACCCCGGTGCTGAGGCAGGGGCTGGCCTGGATCGACGAGTCGCTGGCTTCCCGTCCCAAGTGGGCCCACGCCCGAGCTGTCCGGGCCCGCCTGCTTCTGGCGCTGGCGGAGACCTCGGTGGAGCCTCCGCAGCAGCAGGCCTGGAAGAGCGAGGCCCGGAAGGAGCTGGAACAGGCGCTCGCCAGCAATCCCCACCTCGTGAGCGAGTGGGGCCAGAGCCTCGTCTCACGAGGTCTCACGCCCTAG
- a CDS encoding sigma 54-interacting transcriptional regulator, with amino-acid sequence MQEKKFADISTAATPTRSSEQVSRPVPALTIVSHPTPHRAGERLLLGSLSSGGSVSVSRVGPDFVRPGGPLGMPLADTFLSRKPLVFERTETGGIRLRVEEGGTQVRVVHEPLVGAREFSAEELAAGIPLVLAERIVLLLHLAPSIEPDIPDDLGMVGNSASTRRVREDSTRVADLKVPVLIRGETGSGKELVARAIHMRSPRRAGPFISVNLGALPKELAAAELFGARKGAYTGSTQDREGFFRAAHGGTLFLDEVGEAPPEVQVLLLRVLETGEVYPVGGHAPVSVDVRLITATDADLEDRIRQDLFKAPLLHRLAGYEIQVPPLRDRRDDIGVLFHHFAREELAALGEAHRLDSASQSEPWLPPALAVRMVRFSWPGNVRQLRNLTRQIVIGSRGLPGLQATPRIEQELDAAASPIPKRSIPLASPAPQRPAAAQEPAPSRRKPSDVTDTELLEALRGTAWDIKAAAERLGITRPSLYMLIDRSPSLRTVGDLSTEEITRCFRECKGDLDAMVQRLEVSKRGLQRRIRELGLTES; translated from the coding sequence ATGCAGGAAAAGAAGTTTGCAGACATCTCGACGGCCGCCACGCCCACCCGCTCTTCGGAGCAGGTGTCGCGTCCCGTGCCAGCTCTGACCATCGTCTCCCACCCGACGCCCCACCGCGCGGGAGAGCGGCTGCTCCTGGGCTCCCTGAGTTCGGGGGGCAGCGTGTCCGTATCGCGCGTGGGGCCGGACTTCGTCCGCCCGGGTGGGCCCCTGGGCATGCCCCTGGCGGACACCTTCCTCAGCCGCAAGCCCCTCGTGTTCGAGCGCACGGAGACCGGAGGGATTCGGCTGCGCGTGGAGGAGGGCGGCACGCAGGTGCGCGTGGTGCATGAGCCGCTCGTCGGCGCCCGGGAGTTCAGTGCCGAGGAGCTGGCCGCCGGCATTCCGCTCGTGCTGGCCGAGCGCATCGTGCTGCTGCTCCACCTGGCGCCCTCCATCGAGCCAGACATTCCGGACGATCTGGGCATGGTGGGCAACAGCGCCAGCACCCGCCGGGTGCGCGAGGACAGCACCCGCGTGGCGGATCTCAAGGTGCCCGTCCTCATCCGAGGAGAGACTGGCTCGGGCAAGGAGCTGGTGGCGCGCGCCATCCACATGCGCAGCCCCCGGCGCGCGGGGCCCTTCATCAGCGTCAACCTGGGCGCGCTGCCCAAGGAGCTGGCCGCAGCCGAGCTCTTCGGCGCACGAAAGGGCGCCTATACCGGCTCCACCCAGGATCGCGAGGGCTTCTTCCGCGCAGCCCACGGAGGCACCCTCTTCCTGGATGAGGTGGGCGAGGCCCCGCCCGAGGTCCAGGTGCTGCTGCTGCGCGTGCTGGAGACGGGCGAGGTCTACCCGGTGGGCGGCCACGCGCCCGTGTCCGTGGACGTGCGGCTGATCACCGCCACGGATGCCGACCTGGAGGACCGCATCCGGCAGGATCTCTTCAAGGCCCCGCTGCTGCACCGGCTGGCCGGCTACGAAATCCAAGTGCCTCCGCTGAGGGACCGCCGGGACGACATCGGCGTGCTCTTCCACCACTTCGCGCGAGAGGAACTGGCGGCACTGGGCGAGGCCCACCGCTTGGACTCCGCCTCGCAGAGCGAGCCGTGGCTGCCTCCCGCGCTGGCGGTGCGAATGGTGCGCTTCTCCTGGCCCGGCAACGTCCGCCAGCTGCGCAACCTCACGCGGCAGATCGTCATCGGAAGCCGGGGGCTCCCGGGGCTGCAGGCCACCCCGCGCATCGAGCAGGAGCTGGATGCCGCTGCCTCGCCCATCCCGAAGCGCTCCATTCCCTTGGCCTCCCCGGCACCGCAGAGGCCGGCCGCTGCGCAGGAGCCCGCTCCCTCCCGGCGCAAGCCGTCCGATGTGACGGACACGGAGCTGCTGGAGGCCCTGCGAGGTACCGCGTGGGACATCAAGGCCGCCGCCGAGCGGCTGGGCATCACCCGCCCCTCGCTCTACATGCTGATCGACCGGAGCCCCAGCCTGCGGACTGTGGGAGACCTGAGCACCGAGGAGATCACCCGCTGCTTCCGCGAGTGCAAAGGAGACCTGGACGCCATGGTGCAGCGGCTCGAGGTCTCCAAGCGCGGTCTCCAGCGCCGCATCCGGGAGCTGGGGCTCACCGAGTCCTGA